Part of the Lotus japonicus ecotype B-129 chromosome 6, LjGifu_v1.2 genome, ACATTATCAGATTCAGCTAACCAATGATAAGCTCCATTCAGATAAGCATTAAACATGGACTTAGCTATGTATCTAGCAAGGACACCAACATTAACCTCTTTCCATGAATCAGAACGAAGGCTGTATACTTGAACACTGAGCTTTTCATATTCCTTCAAGAAAAAATATGCACCCACTACAATGTTCACAACCTTGTAGTCGTTTGTTTTGGGATCAAAACCGAACCCGTGTGCCACATGGAAGAAGGTATTGTGTGCGTGTCTCATTGGAGGAGGGAAAGGAAGAAACTTTACCTCTCTTGTGGCTGGATTCCAGAGAATCTTTGGATTAGGGTTGTGGGAAACACCACCCAACAGTTCAAGGTAGATAATGCCATTGGAATGAACATGGGTTATGATATTGTTTACACGGTGTATGAAGATGAACAGTGGCTTCAAATCAATTGCATGGGGTTGTGATTGTTCATCCTCAGAGACCAGTGAAGTGAAAAACTTGTTTGTTTGGTGAAAGATCAAAAAGTTAGGCTTGCTTTTTGCCTTTTTACTGGAGTGAGAAAGAAGTTCAATGATGAAACTGGTTTCTCTGGTGAGAGCATTGTAGGATTTGCTTAAGGTTCTACACCGCAGCACAGACTTTACGGGGAGCCTAACGAGGATTTTCATCACTATCTCTTATGGTATATGTTCCCTAGCCATTTTTTTGATCTCTAACATAGCGCTAATTAAAAGTTTTCAAGTGAATATGAGTAAATCAAAACTCCACTCATATCAAAAAAAGACTATAACAATGGGGATGGTCACTTCTAAAACATGAATATATAGGACTATGAGGAACATTAATTGGAATTATTTATTCACCTTGCTCTTTGAGTATTAGCCATTTTGGTCAATTCCCCGGACTAAAGAAAttatatttc contains:
- the LOC130725571 gene encoding F-box/kelch-repeat protein At3g06240-like; amino-acid sequence: MKILVRLPVKSVLRCRTLSKSYNALTRETSFIIELLSHSSKKAKSKPNFLIFHQTNKFFTSLVSEDEQSQPHAIDLKPLFIFIHRVNNIITHVHSNGIIYLELLGGVSHNPNPKILWNPATREVKFLPFPPPMRHAHNTFFHVAHGFGFDPKTNDYKVVNIVVGAYFFLKEYEKLSVQVYSLRSDSWKEVNVGVLARYIAKSMFNAYLNGAYHWLAESDNVEFVLCFGMSDDVFWKMNIPQVISQEDNNKFYIRHSNIVVLNDRVGYVREHIRSEFHFEIWMMNEYGVEGSWVRMFNLARGPCPEILLEFWNKDDEDIFVLGGDEYQPLVLHKIGKQEAMKEFPLRLGIENRAFKYVESLVPLSGLVHEEA